In Pseudomonas saudiphocaensis, one DNA window encodes the following:
- a CDS encoding AI-2E family transporter, translated as MLNNDRLLVQILLLALLGACLWVMAPFASALFWAAVLAFASWPVMRWLTRQLNGNSTLAATLLTFGWMVLVAVPLIWLGLNIADQIREVNILLHNLQVEGLPDPPGWLEELPLIGDSLLELWYTVDEQGTAFFATIRPYIGQVGNWLLMRSARIGGGMLELALSLVLVFFFYRDGPKLAAFVHSLLHRLIGGRADHYLELVAGTVQRVVNGVIGTAAAQAILAYIGFSIAGVPGALLLGLMTFAFSFLMVPPLIWGPATAWLVWQGQYGMAVFLGIWGMFIISGVDNVLKPYLISRGGNLPLVVVLLGVFGGVLAFGFMGLFLGPTLLAVAYSLLGDWVRKEVPQISAPTSAPEKHAE; from the coding sequence ATGCTCAACAACGATCGTCTGCTGGTGCAGATCCTGCTTCTGGCACTGCTCGGTGCGTGCCTGTGGGTGATGGCACCCTTTGCCTCCGCACTATTCTGGGCGGCGGTATTGGCGTTCGCCAGTTGGCCGGTAATGCGCTGGCTGACGCGTCAGCTCAATGGCAACTCAACCCTGGCCGCGACATTGCTTACGTTCGGTTGGATGGTGCTGGTTGCGGTGCCCTTGATATGGCTGGGGCTGAACATTGCCGACCAGATTCGCGAGGTCAATATCCTGCTGCATAACCTTCAGGTTGAAGGATTGCCGGATCCGCCAGGCTGGCTCGAGGAACTTCCGCTGATAGGCGATAGCCTTCTAGAACTCTGGTACACGGTGGATGAGCAGGGAACGGCCTTCTTTGCCACCATCCGCCCCTATATCGGGCAGGTCGGCAACTGGCTGTTGATGCGCAGTGCGCGCATCGGTGGCGGGATGCTGGAGCTGGCCCTGAGTCTGGTGCTGGTGTTCTTCTTCTATCGCGACGGTCCCAAGCTCGCGGCCTTCGTCCACAGCTTGTTGCATCGGTTGATCGGTGGGCGTGCCGACCATTATCTGGAGCTGGTGGCCGGTACCGTGCAGCGTGTGGTCAACGGTGTGATTGGTACGGCAGCGGCTCAGGCGATCCTGGCCTACATCGGCTTCAGCATTGCTGGCGTGCCAGGCGCCTTGCTGCTGGGATTGATGACTTTCGCCTTCAGCTTCCTGATGGTGCCGCCACTGATTTGGGGGCCTGCGACTGCCTGGCTGGTCTGGCAGGGGCAGTACGGAATGGCGGTGTTCCTCGGCATCTGGGGCATGTTCATCATCAGTGGGGTGGACAACGTCCTGAAACCCTATCTCATCAGCCGAGGCGGCAACCTGCCGTTGGTAGTTGTGCTATTGGGTGTGTTCGGCGGAGTGCTGGCCTTCGGCTTTATGGGGCTTTTCCTCGGGCCGACGTTGCTGGCTGTGGCCTACAGCCTGCTGGGCGACTGGGTGCGCAAGGAGGTTCCGCAGATCAGTGCGCCCACAAGTGCGCCGGAAAAGCACGCTGAGTAA
- a CDS encoding DUF4892 domain-containing protein, with translation MLGLTLFASVAGAVELSTVANIDVMSSYPQAQVVSSREQPALERTYPMDGIRRISGRVRTSNPIIATGQLSAVTYQLPETHSGIEAFNNARNQLIEAGAELLFWCEGRECGSSSLWANDIFQRASLYGPEAQQAYLLARQADDSGNLVALYGITRGNGRPYLHVEQFSPAQPLGVILPNPATLLRQLKNAGTLWLPRLADEPSQEWAALLANVLRLDSTIRVALEGEGAAAWHEALLAERISARRLEGDTSAEKGLRIRLLR, from the coding sequence ATGCTGGGTCTGACCCTGTTTGCCAGCGTGGCAGGCGCCGTGGAGCTTTCCACTGTCGCGAATATCGATGTGATGTCGAGCTACCCCCAAGCGCAGGTCGTCTCCTCCAGGGAGCAGCCGGCGCTGGAACGTACCTACCCAATGGACGGGATACGCCGTATCAGTGGCCGTGTGAGAACGAGTAATCCGATCATTGCTACAGGTCAGTTGTCAGCAGTTACCTACCAGCTGCCGGAAACCCATAGCGGCATCGAAGCGTTCAACAATGCACGCAACCAGCTGATCGAGGCGGGAGCCGAACTGCTGTTCTGGTGCGAGGGGCGTGAATGCGGCTCCAGCAGCCTCTGGGCCAATGACATCTTCCAGCGCGCCAGCCTCTACGGCCCGGAGGCGCAGCAGGCTTATCTTCTGGCCCGCCAGGCGGACGACTCCGGTAACCTGGTAGCTCTATATGGCATCACCCGGGGCAATGGCAGGCCCTATCTGCACGTGGAGCAGTTCAGTCCCGCGCAGCCTTTGGGTGTCATCCTGCCGAATCCGGCTACGCTGCTGCGCCAGCTGAAAAACGCGGGGACCCTATGGCTCCCCCGTCTGGCCGATGAGCCCAGCCAGGAGTGGGCGGCCTTGCTGGCCAATGTCCTGCGTCTGGACAGCACCATACGGGTCGCGCTGGAAGGTGAGGGCGCTGCGGCCTGGCATGAAGCTCTGCTGGCTGAGCGCATCTCCGCTCGCCGTCTGGAGGGCGACACCTCGGCGGAAAAAGGTCTGCGTATCAGGCTATTGCGCTAA
- a CDS encoding alpha/beta fold hydrolase produces the protein MSVVFEEVRLSLPHIEVAAHLYGHENGQPVIALHGWLDNAATFSRLAPLLDGLRIVALDLPGHGHSEHRPRGAAYNLWDYAHDVLQTAEQFGWQRFSLLGHSMGAIVAVLLAGAMPERVERLALIDGVIPFTGEAEGAPQKLGEALRALLKVEKKRKPVYATFEQAVAARMKGVGAVSWEAAELLAQRGLMPVPGGYTWRTDPRLMLPSPLRLSLAHAQAFIQAVACPTSLVLAEQGLLVDADLRERVHALPFELHHLAGGHHLHLDDQAGAAAVAAVFNPFFAAAAS, from the coding sequence ATGAGCGTCGTGTTTGAAGAGGTCCGTCTGAGCCTGCCGCACATTGAAGTGGCGGCCCATCTCTATGGACATGAGAACGGCCAGCCGGTTATCGCTCTGCACGGCTGGCTCGACAACGCAGCGACCTTCAGCCGACTTGCGCCTTTGCTAGACGGCCTACGCATCGTTGCGCTGGACCTGCCTGGACACGGTCATTCCGAACATCGCCCCCGGGGCGCTGCGTACAACCTCTGGGACTACGCCCATGATGTTCTGCAGACGGCGGAGCAGTTTGGCTGGCAGCGTTTTTCGCTGCTTGGGCACTCCATGGGCGCCATCGTCGCGGTCTTGCTCGCTGGCGCCATGCCCGAGCGAGTCGAGCGGCTGGCGCTTATCGACGGCGTTATTCCTTTCACCGGGGAGGCCGAAGGTGCGCCGCAGAAACTCGGTGAGGCATTGCGCGCGCTCCTGAAAGTCGAGAAGAAGCGCAAACCGGTCTATGCCACGTTCGAGCAAGCGGTGGCGGCGCGCATGAAAGGTGTCGGTGCGGTCAGTTGGGAGGCTGCGGAACTGCTCGCGCAGAGGGGGCTGATGCCGGTGCCGGGCGGTTATACCTGGCGCACCGATCCCCGGCTGATGTTGCCGTCGCCGCTGCGTCTGAGTCTTGCTCATGCACAGGCCTTTATCCAGGCGGTGGCTTGTCCGACCAGTCTGGTACTGGCCGAGCAGGGCCTGCTGGTGGATGCCGACTTGCGTGAGCGTGTGCACGCCCTGCCGTTTGAGCTCCATCACCTGGCTGGTGGGCATCATCTGCACCTGGACGATCAGGCGGGGGCGGCGGCGGTGGCAGCTGTTTTCAACCCGTTCTTCGCCGCTGCGGCTAGCTAA
- a CDS encoding alpha/beta fold hydrolase, which yields MTQRIFFAHANGFPSGTYRKLFGLLAPEYDVTHLEVHGHDPRFPVDDNWQNLVRELVEQLEALKEPVWGVGHSLGGMLHYHAALQRPELYRGVVMLDSPMPTWFDQTVIWVAKRCGFIDRLTPAGRTLGRREEFASVEEAREYFASRALFRTFDPECLDAYVEHGLEPTAKGLRLRFDPDTEISIYRSVPHITPGWPHALKIPLAVVRGQKSRVVMPHHLYLLRLMAHGEGHTLPGGHMFPLEHPQDTTRLLRQLFTRWADLGLERGAA from the coding sequence ATGACGCAGCGCATTTTCTTCGCCCACGCCAACGGCTTTCCTTCCGGCACCTATCGCAAACTGTTCGGTTTGCTGGCGCCTGAATATGACGTTACTCATCTCGAAGTGCACGGCCATGACCCGCGCTTTCCGGTGGACGACAACTGGCAGAACCTGGTCCGGGAACTAGTGGAGCAACTTGAGGCCCTTAAAGAGCCGGTCTGGGGAGTCGGCCATTCGCTTGGCGGCATGCTGCATTATCACGCCGCGCTGCAGCGCCCCGAGCTATACCGCGGGGTGGTCATGCTCGATTCACCCATGCCGACCTGGTTCGATCAGACCGTCATTTGGGTCGCCAAGCGCTGTGGTTTTATTGATCGTCTGACGCCAGCCGGGCGTACTCTTGGGCGACGCGAGGAGTTCGCCAGTGTCGAGGAAGCACGGGAATATTTCGCCAGTCGTGCGCTGTTTCGAACCTTCGACCCAGAATGTCTGGATGCTTATGTAGAGCACGGACTGGAGCCGACGGCCAAAGGGCTGCGTCTGCGTTTTGATCCCGACACTGAAATCAGCATCTACCGCAGCGTGCCGCATATCACTCCCGGCTGGCCCCATGCTCTCAAGATCCCGCTGGCAGTGGTGAGAGGGCAGAAAAGCCGGGTGGTGATGCCGCATCATCTTTATCTGCTGCGTCTGATGGCCCATGGCGAAGGGCATACCTTGCCCGGCGGGCATATGTTCCCGCTGGAGCATCCCCAGGATACGACGCGGCTGCTCCGTCAGTTGTTTACGCGCTGGGCCGATCTGGGGCTGGAAAGAGGTGCTGCATGA
- a CDS encoding hotdog fold thioesterase encodes MIWQRQPDLEQLNSSGKNSIVELLDIRFEAVDEQSITASMPVDSRTHQPYGLLHGGASVVLAETLGSMASHYCIDPGHFYCVGLEVNANHLRGLRSGRVTAVCRPVHLGRSTHVWDIRLSGEDGKASCISRLTVAVVPLGADRPGQ; translated from the coding sequence TTGATCTGGCAACGTCAACCTGATCTCGAGCAGCTCAACTCGAGCGGCAAGAATTCAATTGTTGAACTGCTCGATATCCGCTTCGAAGCAGTCGATGAGCAATCCATCACGGCCAGCATGCCGGTGGATTCACGCACTCATCAGCCCTATGGCCTGCTGCATGGTGGTGCTTCGGTGGTGCTGGCCGAGACTTTGGGGTCAATGGCCAGTCACTACTGCATTGATCCTGGGCACTTCTATTGCGTGGGGCTGGAGGTCAACGCCAACCATTTGCGCGGCCTGCGCAGCGGGCGTGTTACGGCAGTGTGCCGCCCGGTACACCTGGGGCGCTCTACACACGTCTGGGATATTCGCCTGAGCGGCGAAGACGGCAAAGCCAGCTGTATCTCAAGATTGACGGTCGCGGTGGTGCCGCTTGGGGCTGATCGCCCCGGCCAGTAG
- the sixA gene encoding phosphohistidine phosphatase SixA has product MKLWLLRHGEAEPRARTDAERNLNDAGKLEVRDSAAHLRGRELQVILVSPYNRAQQTAEIVRQELGFSGEVETVPWLTPESDPGDALLYLGRRSEKEILLVTHQPLVGVLGDLLINGRRDTPLPMATASLAELEGEDLVAGLMQLVRLRHPARDDKRRQPL; this is encoded by the coding sequence ATGAAGTTGTGGCTATTGCGTCACGGCGAGGCCGAGCCGAGAGCGCGTACCGATGCCGAGCGCAACCTGAATGATGCCGGCAAGCTTGAAGTGCGGGACAGCGCGGCCCATCTGCGTGGTCGCGAATTGCAGGTCATTCTTGTCAGCCCATACAACCGCGCCCAGCAGACTGCTGAGATCGTACGGCAGGAGCTTGGCTTCAGCGGCGAGGTGGAAACGGTACCCTGGCTTACGCCCGAATCCGATCCGGGCGATGCGCTGCTTTATCTTGGCCGTCGCAGCGAGAAGGAGATCCTTCTGGTGACACACCAGCCGCTGGTTGGGGTGCTGGGTGATCTCCTGATCAATGGCCGTCGTGATACGCCTCTACCCATGGCCACGGCGAGTTTGGCCGAGCTGGAGGGTGAGGACCTGGTGGCTGGGCTGATGCAGCTTGTCAGGCTGCGCCATCCGGCTCGTGACGACAAGCGGAGGCAGCCCCTTTGA
- a CDS encoding DUF4389 domain-containing protein has product MNSSHTNAERQSLIMRAIWMLIFFFVWQIAEVVLLVVVVAQLVMRALNGKVNESLRGFGDSLSQYVAQIGRFATFNTDRKPWPMSDWPLPRPADIETPPPAASDVPKEPQA; this is encoded by the coding sequence ATGAACTCATCCCACACTAATGCCGAGCGCCAGTCGCTGATCATGCGCGCGATATGGATGCTGATTTTCTTTTTCGTCTGGCAGATCGCCGAGGTGGTGTTGCTGGTGGTCGTGGTTGCGCAGCTGGTCATGCGTGCATTGAACGGCAAGGTCAACGAGAGTCTGCGCGGCTTTGGCGATAGCCTCAGCCAGTACGTTGCCCAGATTGGCCGGTTCGCTACCTTCAATACCGATCGCAAACCCTGGCCGATGTCCGACTGGCCGCTGCCGCGTCCTGCTGATATCGAAACACCTCCTCCGGCCGCGTCCGATGTACCGAAGGAGCCGCAAGCATGA
- a CDS encoding NAD(P)H-dependent glycerol-3-phosphate dehydrogenase, whose amino-acid sequence MTEQQPIAVLGGGSFGTAIANLLAENGHSVRLWMRDPEQAEIMRTLRQNPRYLKDVMLLEQIDPVTDLGQTLDDCELIFVALPSIALRQALSPFAERLAGKILVSTTKGIEAQGFKLMSQILEEIAPQARIGVLSGPNLAREVAEHALTATVVASLDEAVCQQVQAVLHGRTFRVYASTDRFGVELGGALKNVYAIMAGMAAALGMGENTRSMLITRALAEMTRFAVKLGANPMTFLGLAGVGDLIVTCTSEKSRNFQVGHALGQGLSLDEAVSRLGEVAEGVNTIRVLKARAEELQVYMPLVAGLHAILFEGHTLEQVIGLLMRGEPKTDVDFISTDGF is encoded by the coding sequence ATGACTGAACAGCAACCCATCGCGGTGCTTGGCGGCGGCAGCTTCGGAACCGCCATAGCTAATCTGCTGGCCGAGAACGGCCACAGCGTGCGCCTGTGGATGCGTGACCCCGAGCAGGCCGAGATCATGCGCACCCTGCGCCAGAATCCACGCTATCTCAAGGACGTAATGCTGCTAGAGCAGATTGATCCGGTCACTGACCTCGGTCAGACACTCGACGACTGCGAATTGATTTTCGTAGCGCTACCATCGATCGCGCTGCGTCAGGCGCTGTCGCCGTTCGCTGAGCGGTTGGCGGGTAAAATCCTGGTCAGCACCACCAAGGGGATCGAAGCTCAGGGCTTTAAGTTGATGAGCCAAATTCTTGAAGAAATTGCTCCGCAGGCCCGTATTGGTGTGCTTTCCGGACCTAACCTGGCGCGAGAAGTTGCCGAGCATGCCCTGACCGCCACTGTGGTCGCCAGCCTTGATGAAGCGGTGTGCCAGCAGGTACAGGCCGTGCTACACGGGCGTACTTTCCGCGTTTACGCGAGTACAGATCGCTTCGGTGTCGAGCTGGGCGGTGCCTTAAAGAATGTCTATGCAATTATGGCCGGCATGGCTGCTGCCCTGGGCATGGGCGAGAATACCCGCAGTATGCTGATTACCCGTGCTCTTGCCGAAATGACCCGTTTCGCTGTCAAGCTGGGCGCCAACCCGATGACTTTCCTCGGCCTCGCCGGGGTTGGCGATTTGATCGTTACCTGTACGTCGGAAAAGAGTCGCAATTTCCAGGTAGGTCACGCGCTTGGCCAAGGGTTGAGCCTCGATGAGGCGGTCTCACGTCTCGGAGAGGTCGCCGAGGGGGTCAATACCATCCGGGTGCTGAAGGCCAGGGCTGAAGAATTACAGGTTTACATGCCATTGGTCGCAGGGTTGCATGCCATCCTGTTCGAGGGCCACACGCTGGAACAGGTGATCGGACTGCTGATGCGTGGCGAGCCAAAAACCGACGTGGATTTCATTTCGACCGACGGCTTTTGA
- the fabA gene encoding 3-hydroxyacyl-[acyl-carrier-protein] dehydratase FabA has product MTKQQAFTREDLLRCSRGELFGPGNAQLPAPNMLMVDRIVHISEVGGKYGKGELVAELDINPDLWFFGCHFEGDPVMPGCLGLDAMWQLVGFYLGWQGNPGRGRALGSGEVKFFGQVLPTAKKVTYNIHIKRTISRSLILGIADGTVSVDGREIYSAEGLRVGLFTSTDSF; this is encoded by the coding sequence ATGACCAAACAACAGGCCTTTACTCGGGAAGATCTGCTCCGTTGCAGCCGCGGCGAGCTATTCGGCCCCGGTAATGCGCAACTGCCCGCACCGAACATGCTGATGGTCGATCGCATCGTTCATATCAGCGAGGTGGGTGGCAAGTACGGCAAGGGCGAATTGGTCGCCGAGCTGGATATCAATCCGGACCTCTGGTTCTTTGGCTGCCATTTCGAAGGCGATCCGGTCATGCCTGGCTGCCTCGGTCTGGATGCCATGTGGCAGCTCGTCGGCTTCTACCTCGGCTGGCAAGGCAACCCAGGTCGCGGTCGCGCTCTGGGATCTGGGGAAGTCAAGTTCTTCGGCCAGGTTCTGCCGACCGCCAAGAAAGTCACCTATAACATTCATATCAAGCGCACCATCAGCCGCTCACTGATCCTCGGTATCGCCGATGGCACAGTCAGCGTTGATGGCCGCGAGATCTACAGCGCCGAAGGTTTGCGTGTCGGCCTGTTCACCTCTACCGATAGCTTCTGA